The Longimicrobiales bacterium DNA segment GTATGCGGCGGGTACTCCGGGTCCGCGCGTTCGGCGAGCTCGCGCACTGCAAAGCTGTCGAAGTCATGCGCGAGTGCTGACTGAATGGCGTAGTGCTGCGGCAGAGCCGTCTGGATCAGCACCATGCCGCCGCGTGGTCCCCTGCCCGCCCTGCCGGCAACCTGGGTCAGCAGCTGGAACGTGCGCTCGCTCGCGCGGAAATCCGGCAGGTTCATCGCGACGTCGGCATTCACCACACCGACGAGCGTGACGTTCGGAAAGTCGAGCCCCTTCGCGATCATCTGCGTGCCGAGCAGGATGTCCACCTCGCCGGTGCGCACTCGCTCCAGGATGTCGTGATGCGACCACTTCGCCGAAGTGGTGTCCACGTCCATGCGGGCCAGGCGGGCGCGCGGGAACAGCTCGGCGACCTCGCGCTCCACCTGCTCGGTGCCGATGCCACGGAACGCCAGGTCCTCCGAGCGGCACTCACTGCACATCGCCGGCGGCGCTTCCTCATGAAGGCAGTAGTGACACACGAGTCGCCTGCGACCCCGGTGGAACGTCAGCGATACATTGCACTGTTCACAGTGCCACACGTGGCCGCACGCGCGGCACTGCACGAACGTCGCGTAGCCGCGCCGGTTCAGCAGCAGAATGCTCTGTTCGCGCTTCAGCAGACGGTCGTTCAGCGCATCGACGAGCGGATCGGCAATGACGAGCGGCCGACCCCGCGGCACCGGGGCCGCTGCTTCGGCCTTTCGCTCCGCGCGCAGATCGACCAGCTGGACGGGCGGGAGCGGCCGTCCCTCGACGCGCTCCGGCAGACGCAGCATGTGGAATTTCCCGCGCTGTGCGTTGTGCCAGCTCTCGAGTGCAGGAGTCGCACTGCCGAGCACGCACACCGCGCGCGCGGCACCCGCTCGAACGACGGCGACCTCGCGTGCGTGATAACGCGGAGCCTCGGATTGCTTGTAGCTGGCTTCGTGCTCCTCATCGACGATGATCGCGCCGAGGTCGCGCACGGGCGCAAAGATGGCCGAGCGGGCGCCGATCGCGATGCGGCGCCGCCCCTCACGCAGCGCGCGCCACGCATCATAGCGTTCGCCGTCGGACAACGCCGAGTGCAGCACCGCGACGACGTCACCGAACTCGGCGCGGAAGCGCGCGACCGTCTGTGGTGTGAGAGCGATCTCGGGCACCAGAACGATCGCTCCCCTGCCCTGCCGGGCGACCACTTCGCGCAGCAGCTCGATGTACACCAGCGTCTTGCCGGAGCCGGTCACGCCGTACAGCAGGAACGGAAGACTCTCCTGAGCACCGGGACGCGCCGCGTCGAAGAGTGCGGCCAGGGCTGCTGTCTGTGCGGCGGTGTGCGTATGGCGGGCCGGCTCGCCGGGCTCGATGTCGGCAAACGGATCGCGTTCCGTGCGTTCGTCCGTCATCTCGACGACGCCCTTCTCGACAAGCGCCCGCAGGACGGCCGCGGAGAAGCCGAGTGAGTCGCCGAGGTGAGCGGCGTCGGCGCTTCCGCCCATTGATTCGAGAACTTCGTAGCATTCACGCTGCCGGTGCGCCCGACCGAACACTTCGTCGCGCATCGTGAGCGTGGGCAGCTCGCGTGCGATCCGCAGCACGCGGCGGGTCTTTACGGGTGGGTCGGAGCGGCCGGTGTCGGAGAGGACGGCCGGCAGCGCACCGCGCAGCACGATGCCGAGCGGGGTGATGTAGTAGTCGGCGATCCACCGGCACAGCCGCAGCACATCCGTCGGCACGCTCGGCTCATCATCGAGCACACGCTCCACATCGCGGACGCGTTTCAGCTCACGTGCAGGCGCGGCGTCTCCGACCACCCAGCCGACCAGCTTCCGGCCGGAAAACGGAACGCGCACCCGCGTGCCGTCCGGCACACGGGTCTCGATGCGATAAGTGAACGTGCGCGGCAGCGGGACCGGCAGCGCGACTTCGACCAGCATGCGCGCTTCAGACGGTGATGCGGACGAAATCGTACGGCGGCCAGGGGCCCGTGACGTCGAACGTGATCTCGTCGTGCGCGGCGCCCAGGTCCTCGGCGCGATCGACGAAATCGATCCAGGCGGAACGCTCGACGAGGAATGCGGCACTGAGCAGGCGGCGGCCCTCGGCCGCGAACGGGACGGCGGCCCGGGCATGGCGGCGGAGCTCGGAATACAGCTGCATCGCGAGATCGCTGAGCTCCAGATCGATGTCCTCGCCGCCGGCAGCGGGCGCCATGTGCAGCCGCAGCTCCCAGTGACCCTCCATGAACGAGAGCCCTTCGTCGAGCACGAGATACTGGTCCTGAAGGAGATGGATCAGCTGGCGCCGTCCACGGAACACGATGCCGAACGGGGCGGGCAATACGGTGCCGCGCCGCATGGCGGCTTCGACAACCTTCTGATGCGCCTGCACTCGCGCCTCGTCCATGGGCGGGACCTCGTACGGCACCGGCCGGACGAGAGCGTCGAGGTCGCGATAGCGTACGCGCAGCACATCCTCGCCTGCCACCTGCGCGACGCGGCCGCCGCGCCACGTCTTCGCGCGCGCTACACCGAAGAGGTAGATGGCCTGGTGCGCGGTGAGCCGCGGCGAGCTTCGGCGCTCCTCGCGGTCCGCGTCTTCACTCATCGCGCGAGCAGCGCCTGCATCTCGTGCTGCGGATCGGGCGTGGTGACCTCCGGTCCGTCCTCCGAAACGTAAACGTTGATCTCCGTGCGGAGGCCGATCTCGCCGGGGATGTAGATCCCGGGCTCGATCGAGAACCCGACGCCCGGCATCAGCCGCCGCGTTTCCTTCGTCTCGAGGTTGTCGATGTTGGGGCCCATGCCGTGCGTGGCACGGTCGATGGAGTGGCCGGTGCGATGAATGAAATGTGCGCCGTGACCGGCGTCGTTCACGACCCGGCGGGCGATGTCGTCCACCTCGCGGCCTTCGATGGGCCGCCCTTCCTGCCACGTCTTCTGCAGGAAGTCGACTGCGGCATCGCGCGCGTCGCGGATGATGCCGAAGAGTTGCGCGGCACGGTCCGGCACATGCGGACCGAGATAGGCCATCCACGTCTGGTCGGCGTAAACCATCTCCTCCGACTGCTTGCTCCACAGGTCCAGCAGCACCACATCGCCCTGCTTGAAAACGGCGCCGCCGTTCTCCGGTGAATAGTGCGGATCAGCAGCACTCAGCCCCGTGGCGGCGATGGCATCTCCGCCCACGGCGACGCCATGTGCGGCCATGTCTGCCAGCACCCACTCGCGCATCTCCACCTCGTTGACGCGCTCACCGCCGGCGACGGCCTGTGCCAGCCGGGTGAACGTCGCCTCGGCAATCTGCGCAAGCGCCGCGGACGCCCTGTAGTGCGACCGCAGCTGTTCCGGAGTCCAGCACGAGTAGAAGCGCGTCACGAGGTCACCCGACGAGACCACCTCCACGCCCGTGGAGCGTACCAGCTCGATGATGCCGCCCGACACCAGATCGATCGCGGGTACCGCTGCGTCCGGTGAGTATTCCATCGCGATGCGGCCGCGGCCGTGCAGTGTGTCGCGCAGCGCTGCTCCGAGTTCCTCCCAGCCCACGTACATGCGCCGCTCCCACGGCCACTTCTCCCACGGCGCCTGCTCGATGCCGTGGATGATGGCGGCGGGTGTCCCTTCCGCGGGGATCAGCACGAAGAAGCGGCGCGACAGATCACCGAGGCCGATGAGCTGTGCCGCTACGTCGTTGCGCGCGTGCAGGTCGTACAGGAGCCAGCCGTCGAGCCCTGCAGCGCGGATGGCTGTCTGGATGGCATCGATATCCGCGCGGACGCGCGTGAACTCCCGTGATCCCTTGAACATCCCCACGTGTACGCTCCTTGTGTGTTCCGTGGCAATGTAGGACGCGGGCGAGGCTGTGAGAAGGACCCGCCTCAGAGCTCCAGGCCGGCCAGGGCGCGGAGCGTCGCAACGACCCCTGCGCCCGCACGCTTCGGCACATAGCCGCCTTCGAGCAGCGCCGCGATACGGCCGGCCGCTGAGACCTGCGCATGCTCCATGACCTCCCGTGTCATGGCATGGATGTCGGCCGGCTCGAGCAGCAGCCCACCGAGCGGATCGCCGGCCAGGCAGTCATAGCCCGCGGAGATGATGACGAGCTGCGGACGGGCCGCCTCGAACGCCTCACGCACCGCGGCGCTGAACGCACGCCGGTAATCCGCCGCCGGCATTCCGGCCGGCAGCGGAACGTTCAGTGTGGTCCCCGCGCCGGCACCGACACCGGTCTCGTCGGCCGCGCCCGTGCCCGGATAATGCGCCTCGATGTGGAGCGACAGATAGAATACGCGGGGATCGTCGAAGAATGCGTCCTGGGTGCCGTTACCATGATGCACGTCCCAGTCGATGATCAACACACGCTCCACGCCGTGCTCTGCCTGGGCGGCCCGCGCGGCTACGGCGGCGTTGTTGAAGAGGCAGAAGCCCATGGCGCGGTCGGGCGTTGCGTGGTGCCCGGGCGGACGGCACAGCGCCATGGCCGTGAGCGCGCGCCCCGTCATCACGAGGCGGACGGCATCGATCGCGCACCCGGCCGCCGCGGCCGCCGCGTCGGCCGACGCACCGGACAGTGCCGTGTCCGCATCGACCCTGATGATCTGCCCGCTCTGCTCCGCCCGAGCGGCAGTGGTCCGGATCAGCTCAATGTGTTCCGGCGTGTGCACCCGCAACAGCTGTGTGTCGTCTGCCGGACGCGCTTCGTGCTGGAGCACGTGGTCCAGCAGCGCGGGAGTCTGCTTGTAGATTGCGTGGACGATGCCCGGCAGCCGTCCCTGGTGCTCAGGATGGCCCCAGCCCGTGTCATGCAGGCCGCAGTCGCCGTGCAGGATGAGCGCGGTCGGCTGCGGCGCGCCGCTTCCGGTCACACGCCTCCCTCCGTGGCAGGCGTGCCTCGTCGCTTCGCCTCTTCGACGATGCGTGCGACATCCGCCAGCAGCTGCTGCGCGTCGTACACAATGCCGTCCTTGATCGTGTACTTCACGCCGCCCACCCGCACGACCGCGCCTGTATCGTCCAGGCGCAGCGTGCCCGTGCCGTAGAGAACCTTGAGATTGTGCAGCGGGTTCTCGGGTACGATCACCAGGTCGGCCAGACTGCCCTCGCGGAGGATACCGAAGTCGGGCCGCGTACCCTTCGGCTCCGTCAGCGTTTCCGCACCGCACAGGGTGGCGGAGCGGATGACCTCGAGCGGATGGAAGCCCGCCTCCTGCAGCAGCTCCAGCTCACGGATGTAATCGAAGCCGTACAGCTTGTAGATGAACCCCGAGTCCGAGCCGGTGCACACGCGCCCGCCGCGGTTCTTGTACTCGTTCAGGAACTGCATCCAGATGCGGAAGTTGTTCTTCCACTCGATCTCGTCCTGTGTGGTCCAGTCGAACCAGTACGACCCGTGCGACGTGCGGCTCGGCTGATAGAACTCCCACAGCGACGGCAGCGTGTACCGCTCGTGCCACTCCGCGTTCCGCGCGCGCATCACGTCGCGGTTCGCTTCGTAGATCGTCAGCGTGGGATCGAGCACAAACCCCAGACCGAGCAGCTCGTCCATCACGCTGTTCCACTTGTCGCTGCCCGGCGCCGCCGCCTGCTTCCACAGCCGGCCGGCATGTGCAAAGCGGTGGTATTCGTCGCTGTAGTTGTAGTCGGAGGGGTAGTCCTGGATCGTGCGATCGGCGAAGAGCGATTC contains these protein-coding regions:
- a CDS encoding GvpL/GvpF family gas vesicle protein, which produces MSEDADREERRSSPRLTAHQAIYLFGVARAKTWRGGRVAQVAGEDVLRVRYRDLDALVRPVPYEVPPMDEARVQAHQKVVEAAMRRGTVLPAPFGIVFRGRRQLIHLLQDQYLVLDEGLSFMEGHWELRLHMAPAAGGEDIDLELSDLAMQLYSELRRHARAAVPFAAEGRRLLSAAFLVERSAWIDFVDRAEDLGAAHDEITFDVTGPWPPYDFVRITV
- a CDS encoding M24 family metallopeptidase, with the protein product MFKGSREFTRVRADIDAIQTAIRAAGLDGWLLYDLHARNDVAAQLIGLGDLSRRFFVLIPAEGTPAAIIHGIEQAPWEKWPWERRMYVGWEELGAALRDTLHGRGRIAMEYSPDAAVPAIDLVSGGIIELVRSTGVEVVSSGDLVTRFYSCWTPEQLRSHYRASAALAQIAEATFTRLAQAVAGGERVNEVEMREWVLADMAAHGVAVGGDAIAATGLSAADPHYSPENGGAVFKQGDVVLLDLWSKQSEEMVYADQTWMAYLGPHVPDRAAQLFGIIRDARDAAVDFLQKTWQEGRPIEGREVDDIARRVVNDAGHGAHFIHRTGHSIDRATHGMGPNIDNLETKETRRLMPGVGFSIEPGIYIPGEIGLRTEINVYVSEDGPEVTTPDPQHEMQALLAR
- the priA gene encoding primosomal protein N', whose translation is MLVEVALPVPLPRTFTYRIETRVPDGTRVRVPFSGRKLVGWVVGDAAPARELKRVRDVERVLDDEPSVPTDVLRLCRWIADYYITPLGIVLRGALPAVLSDTGRSDPPVKTRRVLRIARELPTLTMRDEVFGRAHRQRECYEVLESMGGSADAAHLGDSLGFSAAVLRALVEKGVVEMTDERTERDPFADIEPGEPARHTHTAAQTAALAALFDAARPGAQESLPFLLYGVTGSGKTLVYIELLREVVARQGRGAIVLVPEIALTPQTVARFRAEFGDVVAVLHSALSDGERYDAWRALREGRRRIAIGARSAIFAPVRDLGAIIVDEEHEASYKQSEAPRYHAREVAVVRAGAARAVCVLGSATPALESWHNAQRGKFHMLRLPERVEGRPLPPVQLVDLRAERKAEAAAPVPRGRPLVIADPLVDALNDRLLKREQSILLLNRRGYATFVQCRACGHVWHCEQCNVSLTFHRGRRRLVCHYCLHEEAPPAMCSECRSEDLAFRGIGTEQVEREVAELFPRARLARMDVDTTSAKWSHHDILERVRTGEVDILLGTQMIAKGLDFPNVTLVGVVNADVAMNLPDFRASERTFQLLTQVAGRAGRGPRGGMVLIQTALPQHYAIQSALAHDFDSFAVRELAERADPEYPPHTRLVNIVVSGTDERAVQDATDQLADAVLELLGRHNAGDRVVLTGPAPCPIDRIRGRWRWHFLLRSRSASILGATCRRIQSDHEVKAGRAELRMIIDRDPVSLL
- a CDS encoding histone deacetylase, whose translation is MTGSGAPQPTALILHGDCGLHDTGWGHPEHQGRLPGIVHAIYKQTPALLDHVLQHEARPADDTQLLRVHTPEHIELIRTTAARAEQSGQIIRVDADTALSGASADAAAAAAGCAIDAVRLVMTGRALTAMALCRPPGHHATPDRAMGFCLFNNAAVAARAAQAEHGVERVLIIDWDVHHGNGTQDAFFDDPRVFYLSLHIEAHYPGTGAADETGVGAGAGTTLNVPLPAGMPAADYRRAFSAAVREAFEAARPQLVIISAGYDCLAGDPLGGLLLEPADIHAMTREVMEHAQVSAAGRIAALLEGGYVPKRAGAGVVATLRALAGLEL